One segment of Platichthys flesus chromosome 15, fPlaFle2.1, whole genome shotgun sequence DNA contains the following:
- the il12bb gene encoding interleukin-12 subunit beta: protein MISLLLVLLSSALCWASSHSPNENIETLMDNVLVLRVPYGQESMKYVPLTCGETHQNQTVFWKKNGQELDPPLQGNQVRVLVEEMNGGNYTCHLGPDGKYLNHTTIMIQLYPDNRTVILEERSNEGHIHCSAPNYQGVFHCTWKRTESRPNAAVLLVKAERHLETLSCQVDADGSGVHCHNASCPYKEEQHRISLTVYIHSDSRLEAYEKVFFLRDIVRPAKLADLSISEGNVFSWNYPDTWETPCTFFVLQFQVKVVANHHSCNSEKFLMESITEKSEYKVNVKTNKRYVFCVRAQDTYTNGPWGPWSQCIVNKHNATC, encoded by the exons ATGATCTCACTACTCCTCGTGCTCCTGTCCTCTGCGCTGTGCTGGGCCTCCTCTCATAGCCCCAATGAAAACATAGAGACCCTCATGGATAACG TTCTGGTGCTGAGGGTTCCCTATGGCCAGGAAAGCATGAAGTACGTCCCTCTGACATGTGGAGAAACTCATCAAAATCAGACCGTGTTCTGGAAGAAAAATG GCCAAGAGCTTGACCCACCTCTCCAGGGAAACCAGGTCAGAGTCCTGGTGGAGGAGATGAACGGAGGAAATTACACTTGTCACCTCGGCCCTGATGGAAAATACCTCAACCACACCACGATCATGATCCAACTATACCCAGACAACAGAACTGTCATACTGGAAGAAAGATCCAATGAAG GTCACATCCACTGTTCAGCACCGAACTATCAAGGTGTATTCCACTGCACCTGGAAAAGAACAGAATCCAGACCCAACGCGGCCGTGCTCCTGGTGAAGGCAGAACG CCACTTGGAGACGTTATCGTGTCAGGTAGACGCTGACGGATCAGGGGTTCACTGTCACAACGCCAGCTGCCCGTACAAAGAAGAACAACACCGCATCTCCCTCACCGTCTACATCCACAGCGACTCTCGCTTAGAGGCCTACGAGAAGGTTTTCTTCCTGAGAGACATCG TGAGACCAGCAAAACTCGCTGACCTGAGCATCAGTGAAGGGAATGTATTCAGCTGGAACTACCCTGACACTTGGGAGACCCCATGCACCTTCTTTGTACTGCAGTTCCAGGTCAAGGTGGTCGCTAACCACCATTCCTGTAACTCTGAAAAGTTCCTAATG GAGAGCATCACTGAGAAGAGTGAATACAAAGTCAATGTCAAAACCAACAAGAGATACGTTTTCTGTGTGCGAGCTCAGGACACGTACACCAACGGGCCATGGGGCCCCTGGAGTCAATGCAT AGTGAACAAACACAATGCGACCTGCTAG
- the ublcp1 gene encoding ubiquitin-like domain-containing CTD phosphatase 1 — translation MSVSVIIKWGGQEYSISSLSEEDTVMDLKQSIKSLTGVLPERQKLLGLKVKGKPAEDEMKLGSLKLKPNTKIMMMGTREESLEDVLAPPPENDDVVNDFDIEEEVIEVENREENLAKIARRVKDYKVEEINPPREGKRLLVLDVDYTLFDHKSCAETGHELMRPYLHEFLTSAYEDYDIVIWSATSMKWIDAKMKELGVTDNPNYKITFMLDSAAMITVHTPKRGLVEVKPLGVVWGKYGEIYNRKNTIMFDDIGRNFLMNPQNGLKIRPFMKAHLNREKDKELYKLAQYLKEIAKLDDFAGLNHKHWERFLSKRQQHQ, via the exons ATGTCAGTGTCAGTGATCATAAAGTGGGGAGGTCAGGAGTACTCCATCAGCTCTCTGTCTGAGGAGGACACGGTGATGGATCTGAAACAGTCCATCAAGAGCTTGACGGGGGTGCTGCCCGAGAGACAGAAACTACTGGGACtcaaggtcaaag GTAAACCTGCAGAGGATGAGATGAAGCTTGGCTCTCTGAAGCTGAAGCCTAACACCAAGATCATGATGATGGGTACCCGAGAGGAGAGTCTG gaAGACGTTTTAGCCCCTCCCCCAGAGAACGATGATGTGGTCAATGATTTTGACATCGAGGAGGAGGTCATTGAAGTGGAGAACag AGAGGAGAACTTGGCTAAGATTGCCCGCAGAGTGAAGGACTACAAGGTGGAGGAGATTAACCCTCCCAGAGAAGGGAAGAGGCTTCTGGTACTGGATGTGGATTACACGCTGTTTG ATCACAAGTCGTGTGCAGAGACGGGCCATGAGCTGATGAGGCCATACCTTCACGAGTTCCTGACATCAGCCTACGAGGACTATGATATTGTCATTTGGT CCGCAACAAGTATGAAGTGGATTGATGCCAAAATGAAA gagCTGGGAGTGACAGACAACCCCAACTACAAGATTACGTTCATGTTGGATAGTGCTGCCATGATCACAGTACACACCCCTAAGAGAGGGCTTGTAGAG GTGAAGCCCTTGGGAGTGGTATGGGGGAAGTATGGAGAAATTTACAACAGGAAGAACACTATAATGTTTGACGACATCGGAAGAAACTTCCTCATGAACCCACAGAACGGACTGAAG aTTCGACCCTTCATGAAGGCGCACCTCAACAGGGAGAAAGACAAGGAGCTCTATAAACTCGCTCAATACCTCAAAGAAATTGCCAAGCTTGACGACTTTGCAGGACTCAACCACAAACACTGGGAGAG gttccTATCCAAGAGGCAGCAGCATCAATGA
- the ubtd2 gene encoding ubiquitin domain-containing protein 2 translates to MGGCVGSHHDSSGSLNENSDGTGVALGRNQPLKRERPKWKSDYPMTEGQLRSKRDEFWDTAPAFEGRKEIWDALRAAASAFESSDHLLAQAILDGASITLPHGALTECYDELGNRYQLPVYCLSPPVNMIEERSDDPDGSDPDSGAADPSSGVAGDPGSGGECQLRLRLSTGRDLRLAVRSTDTVGMMKRRLQSQEGVPSATQRWFFSGRPLTDRLRLDQLNISRDYVVQVILSQPPQEPEPEPVTPAGHVQEASGSVGVAALPQEPTPVEN, encoded by the exons TGGCTCTAGGGCGTAACCAGCCCCTGAAGAGAGAGCGGCCTAAATGGAAAAGTGACTACCCGATGACTGAAGGCCAGCTGCGCAGCAAGAGAGATGAGTTCTGGGATACTGCGCCAGCGTTCGAGGGCCGGAAGGAGATCTGGGATGCGCTGCGGGCTGCCGCCAGCGCCTTTGAGAGCAGTGACCACCTGCTGGCTCAGGCCATCCTCGACGGGGCCAGCATCACACTGCCGCACG GAGCTCTGACAGAATGTTACGATGAACTGGGGAATCGATACCAGTTGCCGGTCTACTGCCTCTCTCCCCCCGTCAACATGATCGAGGAGCGCTCTGATGACCCAGACGGTTCAGATCCAGACTCAGGGGCCGCAGACCCGTCCTCGGGTGTCGCCGGTGACCCCGGCTCGGGAGGGGAGTGCCAGCTTCGGCTGCGGCTGTCAACGGGTCGCGACCTCCGGCTGGCGGTGCGCTCCACGGACACGGTGGGCATGATGAAGCGGCGTCTACAGAGCCAAGAGGGTGTGCCATCTGCAACCCAGCGTTGGTTTTTCTCAGGTCGGCCACTGACGGACAGACTGCGCTTGGACCAACTCAACATCTCCAGGGACTACGTGGTGCAGGTCATCCTCAGCCAGCCGCCGCAAGAGCCAGAGCCTGAGCCGGTCACTCCAGCGGGACATGTGCAAGAAGCCTCTGGCTCGGTGGGAGTGGCTGCACTGCCTCAAGAGCCCACACCAGTGGAGAATTGA